GGCTTGTCGGAGCCGTGGTCATCGTTCTGTTCGTGCTCGGGTATTTCGGGTTGAGATAGGACGTTCCATTGCCCATCATGCGGTGGTCAGTCAACGACCGCGATCACATCTGTACGGTGAGCGTCGGACACTTACCGCCGCGGCTACCACATGAGAGACGGGCGAGTCCGTGAGGTCAAAACACCAGGAGCCGGAGCTGGATGACAGCCAGCTGCAATCCCTTTCGCCATTGGCATGGGGAAACGTCGCGCCGATCGGTGACTACATGTGGCGGTAGAACCGCACAGTGCTTTAGACCGCTACAGCCATTCGTTTATCAGAGGAAGCAAAAATGAAGACGCTCAGGATCGTCGGCTATGCTGGTCTCGTGGCAGTTGCGATCATGTTGCTGGTCGCGGTGTGCGCGATCCTGCAGGACAGCATGATTTCTCACCGTGCGCACCGGCAGGAACTGACCGGCAGCACACCTTCCAGTCCCGGGGCTCGCTGGATCACTTCAGTTCAGTGCCCGTCACCGTTTCGCCTTTCAACCTAATCTAGAAAACACCAGCATCGGGAAGGCAACCCAATCATGACAAATCTGTGGATGAAGAAGAACCTCTTTTTGAGCATGTGGCTAAGTGGCGAAAATGCCCTGGTGGGATCGGCATGGGCACAAGCGACAGCAGCCGTGAAACGTGAAGTGGTCAATTTCTGGACCGTCGCGCTGACACCACCGAAACGCAGGAAACGTAAAGCACGGCGTTGACTCTTCCACGTGCACCAGACGAATCGCTTCAGCAAGATATCAAATCCAGATTGACCAGCTCAGTCAGAGCGAAGCAATGGGAAGTACCCTCACGTCAGACTGTGAATGGTCGCTTCTGTGGAGCCGCTTCGTCGCTTCAGGAGCGATAGGGTAAAGTCGTCATAGGTGGAAGCAGCGATTCAACGAAAGTGTGAGCTCGGATTTGAGAGCGGACATTCGCCATCTCCAAACTCACTGACACGCATAAAACATATTAGATGACGGGCTTGGCCTACAAGCGGGCCGAGTGCCGATATAGTCTGATAGCCTAACGATGCTCCGCCTCAGACCGACGGGTGGTATCCCCCGGCGTCATATTCGGGGGGCATGCTGCAGACTCAGTCCTACCCGCGGCATTGCGCGAGCTTCCAGTCGATATGTATAACGACGGCTCCGCCCGCTGGTGATGCGGCGAACATCGCTCAGCCGAAGCACGCCGCCGATCAGCCTGACCTGGCGACTGCGTCTACGGCACGAACAAGCCGCGCTGCCGCGTTATCCTCACCAGTATCCGTCCCTGCCATGAAACTCATGGAGTCTCTTCTCGTAATCGCGGCTGAACGGGACGGAGTCGTCGTACTCGGGGCTATTCTTGATCGCATCGCGACTGAGTCTGGTAGAAACGGTAGAGCCGACCCAGTCGATCAGGTCGATCCACCGTGTTGCCACCAGTACCTCCTTGCCACCCGGCCACCAGTTTCGCGTATCGACGGTCAGATAGCGAATGACCCATGCAACATCGTCGAAGATGAAACCGGAGACGTGACCTATGCTGCCATCGGCCACCTCGATGTGATAGCCCTCTACGGCATTTGTGCTGTGCAGATGGACGTCCGCGGGCACTTGATCTGCGTCCAGGTCGAGGCGCGGAAGAGCCTCCGATGCTGGGTCTGGCGACACGTCCTTTACGTCGAATGCGGGGTAGGCCCCCATTCCCCACAGGTTTGGGCCACCCCAGTACGTCGGATAGCCGTAGTAAAGGAGGTACTCGGTTTCATGCTGGCGCGACACCGGCTTATGCGTATCGATGTTCGGACTGTCCCGCACCTCTTGCCGCGTAAGATGCACGTGGACGGTGCCTGATTCCCGGTCCATGTGTTTGACCGAATACGGTGAAATCAGTACCTGCCGCTCATGCATCCAGTTTCCCGTGTCGACCACGAGATAGCGTACTCCCCAAGCTTCGTCATCGAAATAAACCTCGTCGACGCTTCCGATGTCGCCGTCACGTGCCGCGACGGTGCATCCATGAAGACTCTTTATGCTTCGCAACATGGTCGATACTCCTTTCCCTGGTTCCGGCGGTCGACGCGCTGACGCCCTGAAACTACCGCTAAAAAGACCGATGTTCGCAACGTGCTTTTTTCACGGGTGATTTCGGTTCAGCGGAGATGTCCTCCGAACAGACCGAGCAGTCCGATGACGATCAGGTAGATCGCAACGATGTAATTCAACAGGCGAGGCACCACAAGAATCAGAATGCCGGCGATCAGCGAAACCAGCGGGCCCGCGTTCGTGAGAATGTGCATGCCCCCTCCATAAGACTGAAATTGACAAACAGACACAGACTTGCCCCGTCTGCGTCGCTCGTTATAGCGACTTGAGTTTGGTAACCTTTGTGCCTTCGAGCGTCACGCCGGCCGTCAACCAGCTGATCGTCAGCACGAACGCTTCGACCGCTGCCGTCGCGGTGATGGTATCAATGTTGCCGTTCGCGCCGACTTTCAGCACCGCCACTGACGCATCGCCGCCGGCCGACCAGCCTTCGCTACTACGGAACCGGTCGAGTGCGTCCTCGGTCATCAACAGGAAAATGATGGCTTTCGGTTGCGCGCCGATCTGCAGCCCGAACGAACCGGTTGCGGTGCTGTAGTACCCAATCGTGCTGCCGCCCGCTCACAGCGAACCACTTTTGACGCTACGCCAATACGGCTGTGGACGCGGTACGACAGCGTACAAAAACGCGAAACAGGTCTCGATTAATCAGCCGGGTTTGACTCGCAACACGCGCATCGCTTTCCAGTTGTTTTCGGGCATCGGGGCAGTGGTTAGTTTTGCCAGCCGACTAATCAGTCTGTTCTGCTCTTTCTGGATACCCAACCCCCGAGCGGCGCAGCGCGCGATAGCCCGTACCGAAATAGCCGAAGCGGGCAGCAGATTCAAAGCTGAGGTTGTCCGGAAGTTTGACAAGGCTGTACTGCGGAGCAGTCATGCATTCGCAGAGTTCACCGTACGGGTAGTCGTCGAACATCTTCTGCGACTTCTCACTGAAGCATTACGTCACGCATTCCAGACAGTCTTGTGTCGCTGCATGATAGAAGGACTTGTGCATGCGTTCTACGTACATGGCGCGCTGTTGCGGCTCAGGATGATCAAGTGGGTTGGGGCGATCGAATTCGTGCACGATTTTGCCAGCCTCGGCGCGGGTGAGGGGGCTACAACGAGGATCAGGAATCTACGGCCACCGCGTGCCGATCTGAATGGCCTCTCAGATGAAAACGAACATCGCAATCACGGCGGCGGCCATCACACCGGTTGAAAGCCATCCGAGCATCCGCAGCGGCATGGGCGTGACGAAGGTGCCCATGACCTTCGGATTCGACGCCATCAGCATCATCAGCACCATGATCGGCACCGCTGTGACGCCATTGATGACGGCACTCCAGAACAGCGCCCTGATCGGGTCGATCGATGTAAAGTCGAGCGCGAGGCCCACGATCGTCGCGAGCACGATGATCCCGTAGAACCGTTTCGCCAGTTGCGGTTCGAGCGCGAGGCTGTTCTTCCACCGGAAGGTGCCGGCCATCGCGTATGCGGCCGATCCAGCCAGCACGGGCAGCGCGAGCAGCCCCGTGCCGATGATGCCGAGGCTGAAGAGCAGGAACGCGAACTGGCCGGCGATCGGTTTCAGCGCGGAGGCAGCCTGCGCCGAAGTCTGGATATCGGTGATGTGGTGGGCATGCAGCGTGACCGCAGTAGTGAGCATGATGAAAAACGCAACGAGATTGGAAAACGCCATACCGATCGACGTATCCAGGCGGATGCGGCTCAGATTTGCTGGCCCCTGCGACGGCATTTTGGTGAGCGCCTGCTGTCCTTTCTTCGCATGCAGTTCCTCGACCTCCTGCGAGGCCTGCCAGAAGAACAGATACGGGCTGATGGTGGTCCCGAACACGGCGACCACCGTCGTGATGTAGCCTGCGCTCCACGAGCCGTGCGGAAGTACGGTGCGCAGGGCCACGGTCGTCCATGGGATCTGGACCGCGAAGATCACGCCGACGTAGGCGAACAGTGCCAGGGTGAGCCACTTGAGCACGCGGACATACCCGCGGTACGGCACGAACACCTGCAACGCGAGCGAAAACACACCCAATCCGACCGTGTATGCGTGCGTAGGGCCGCCGATGAGCAGATTGACGGCCGCGCCCATGGCTGTCAGGTCGGCTGCAATATTGATTGTGTTCGCCCCCAGCAGGAGGACGACGGTGCCGTACAGCAGCCACCGCGGATAATGGCGTCGCAGATTCGTCGCCAGACCATGGCCACTCACCCGGCCGATCCTGGCGCTCACGACCTGAATGGCGACCATTAGCGGATACGTCAGCAGGACGGTCCACAGCATGTTGAAGCCGAATTGCGCACCCGCCTGCGAATAGGTGGCGATACCGCTCGGGTCGTCGTCAGCTGCACCGGTGATGAGTCCAGGTCCGAGCTTCGCAAACCATGAATCGGCCTGACTATCGACCTCGATATCGACTTTTGTAGACGAAGCCATGTCGGGTTCCATCAATGCCCAGAGGGGTACGACAGCTGTTGATTGTAGTAGCGAATCAGCCTGAATCCCGACTCCTCGGCCAGGTCAGCGAAGTCTGTCAGCCGCGTAGTATTGCCTCATATCCCGAGTTCAGGGATTGCCAGCCGTGCTCATGCGGGCGCGACGTTAGGGGAGACAACTACGTCATTATGCAGACGCATAACTGAATAAACTCCTTCGTCTGGTGGACCACGAGACTGGCTGCCGTTCGACTGCAGACGCCTGGCGAATACGTGGCTAACACGGCCATCCACGCGATCGCGCTGATCTTCATCACCATCGTGACACTGGTGGTCTGGCCGCTCCCGCATTCATGCTCGAAGCCGGTTCCGACACTCACCGGATCTACCTGTCGCGATGATCCTGCTGTTTGCCGCGTCCGCGCTCTTTCACGGCTTGCCCGCCGGGTGCCTTAAGCGGCTTTTCATGAAGCTCGACTACTGCGCGATTTATCTCTTCATCGCCGGTAGCCTCACGCCTTTTGCCCTCGACGTCCTGTCCGATCATAGGGGTACGGTCTGGCATCTGTTTGAACCGGCGGGTTCACGCCTGCCAAAATTTGTCGCAATCGCATGGTAGGCGGAGCCTAGCTTGCCGCTGTGGCATACCGGGGCAGGCTGATCGTGAATACGCAGCCTGTGCCGGGTACATCGCGCACGCTCAGAGTTCCGTTATTAGCCTCGACGCTGCGCCGCGCGATAGACAGTCCCAGGCCAAGGCCGGTTCGGTCCTCGCCGTTCTGGGTGAAAGGCAGGAACATCCGTTCCGCATCGCCAGGCGGAAGACCGCCACATTGATCCTTCACATCGATCAGGATGCGATCGGACACGGCATACGTGTCAAGCGTCACCTCGCTGTGAGGGTGTGTGAACTTGAACGCGTTCTGCAGCAGATTCCCCAACGCCGAGTAAAGCTGGTCACGATCACCACTGATGGCAAGTCGCGGGTCCACCGCGGACACTTTCAACATACATCCGCGAACCTGGGCCGCAAGGTCCGCGGCCCGTTTGACTTCCGCAATGAAGTCACCGACCGGAAACGTTCTGGATTGCGCTGAGACACCCGTTGCTGTCCGGACCTCATCCAGGGATTGCGCGATCAGATCGCGGAGCCCGTTCAGGCTTCGCTCGAGCACCGCCCCCGTGGCGCCGGACAGACTCAGGTTGCCGGTTTTGGCTGCGGTGAACGCGAGCGTGGCAGTCTGCAGCAGGTTACGCAATTCGTGGGCGAAGAATCCCAGCCGTACATGCACCTCAATGGCCTGCCGGTCGGCCACGACAAAATCCCGCTGGTAGCTGAATTCAGTGACCGCGTCGGCTATTGCGTTGTCCAGACAGCGGTTGAGGGTGCGAAATTCGTCGATCTGAAACGGCGCATCGCGCTCGTAAGCCAGGTCGGTCACCGCCTGGCAGAGGTCGCCATAGTCGTGTACGACCTGGTCGACCGAAAACCCGAGCGCCATCAATTCCCGCCCATGTTGGGCAGCAGCCTGGCCAATTTCGGATAACGACACCCCGCCGCCCGAAGGCCCTGAAATCCTGCGGCTATCCATCGGCTCCGATGTCTGTTCCATCTGCAGCGTCCGGATGAGCTGGTCCAGGAACAGCGGCACGCCATTCTGGAGCTGCTGGGTGGTCGCTGCCCGGGCGGGCCTCTGCGCAACTTTTGCCCGGCACCGTTCGATCAACTCCTGGCGATTGTTGGCCAGAAAAACGTGCATCATGATGCAACCCCTTACGCCGGTCTGCGGCATTTCATCGGTGCCCGCGGTCGCCGTCGAACGCTGACTGCCGCGATGCGTGTTTTTGTCCCCGACGAAATCATTGAATCCCGTCCGGCGCAAATGTTTGCACGAGGCAGTCAGCGTGACCGGTCGATTTTCCGGTGACAGCCACCTTTCCACCTGCGGGTAGATACATCTTACGCGCGCCGTGTCTTCCTGCGTGGAAGCGGCGGCATCCAGAGTCGCAGAGCGCCAGCCATGACGCGCCGCGCTCCGGTGCCGATCGGTCAGGCGGCACGACGTCCGGACCTGCTGCTGACCGACTGGGACATGCCAGTCATCGACGGCATCGAGCT
This region of Paraburkholderia terrae genomic DNA includes:
- a CDS encoding PRC-barrel domain-containing protein — its product is MLRSIKSLHGCTVAARDGDIGSVDEVYFDDEAWGVRYLVVDTGNWMHERQVLISPYSVKHMDRESGTVHVHLTRQEVRDSPNIDTHKPVSRQHETEYLLYYGYPTYWGGPNLWGMGAYPAFDVKDVSPDPASEALPRLDLDADQVPADVHLHSTNAVEGYHIEVADGSIGHVSGFIFDDVAWVIRYLTVDTRNWWPGGKEVLVATRWIDLIDWVGSTVSTRLSRDAIKNSPEYDDSVPFSRDYEKRLHEFHGRDGYW
- a CDS encoding DUF3096 domain-containing protein yields the protein MHILTNAGPLVSLIAGILILVVPRLLNYIVAIYLIVIGLLGLFGGHLR
- a CDS encoding NRAMP family divalent metal transporter; the encoded protein is MASSTKVDIEVDSQADSWFAKLGPGLITGAADDDPSGIATYSQAGAQFGFNMLWTVLLTYPLMVAIQVVSARIGRVSGHGLATNLRRHYPRWLLYGTVVLLLGANTINIAADLTAMGAAVNLLIGGPTHAYTVGLGVFSLALQVFVPYRGYVRVLKWLTLALFAYVGVIFAVQIPWTTVALRTVLPHGSWSAGYITTVVAVFGTTISPYLFFWQASQEVEELHAKKGQQALTKMPSQGPANLSRIRLDTSIGMAFSNLVAFFIMLTTAVTLHAHHITDIQTSAQAASALKPIAGQFAFLLFSLGIIGTGLLALPVLAGSAAYAMAGTFRWKNSLALEPQLAKRFYGIIVLATIVGLALDFTSIDPIRALFWSAVINGVTAVPIMVLMMLMASNPKVMGTFVTPMPLRMLGWLSTGVMAAAVIAMFVFI
- a CDS encoding hemolysin III family protein, whose product is MILLFAASALFHGLPAGCLKRLFMKLDYCAIYLFIAGSLTPFALDVLSDHRGTVWHLFEPAGSRLPKFVAIAW
- a CDS encoding sensor histidine kinase; this translates as MMHVFLANNRQELIERCRAKVAQRPARAATTQQLQNGVPLFLDQLIRTLQMEQTSEPMDSRRISGPSGGGVSLSEIGQAAAQHGRELMALGFSVDQVVHDYGDLCQAVTDLAYERDAPFQIDEFRTLNRCLDNAIADAVTEFSYQRDFVVADRQAIEVHVRLGFFAHELRNLLQTATLAFTAAKTGNLSLSGATGAVLERSLNGLRDLIAQSLDEVRTATGVSAQSRTFPVGDFIAEVKRAADLAAQVRGCMLKVSAVDPRLAISGDRDQLYSALGNLLQNAFKFTHPHSEVTLDTYAVSDRILIDVKDQCGGLPPGDAERMFLPFTQNGEDRTGLGLGLSIARRSVEANNGTLSVRDVPGTGCVFTISLPRYATAAS